Proteins from a genomic interval of Benincasa hispida cultivar B227 chromosome 7, ASM972705v1, whole genome shotgun sequence:
- the LOC120080862 gene encoding LRR receptor-like serine/threonine-protein kinase FLS2, translating into MQFPKWVLLFLCLCDVLLAVLVAETTMTTVAPMAPVCAVEDRASLLSFKARIVQDTTDILASWTGTDCCNGDWEGVTCDARGRVTSLQLQRPEKNSEFFMKGTLSAALGNLHFLEVIVISGMKHISGSIPESLTSLSHLTQLVLEDNALGGTIPSSLGHLSSLQILSLSGNHLTGQIPPTVGNLMNLLQLNLARNSLSGPIPQTFKTFPSLQYFDLSSNKLSGALPDHVGQFKNLTYIDLSNNQLSGPIPISIFSLPKLLDLLLSNNRLTGNIPVQIEGLKSITTLSLSGNQLRGQIPASISKLQNLWNLNLSRNGLSDPLPTILASHIPSLLTIDLSYNNFIFETVPDWIRNKELSEVHLAGCGLKGALPTFRKPDSITSIDFSDNQFTDRISSFLTNMSSLQKLNLSNNQLKFNLSELKLPNVLSSLDLHSNQISGSLSNILNSKTSGFLEVIDVSKNQITGIIPELNSGLGLEVLNIGSNKITGHIPSSISNLGELIKLDISRNQIQGTIPMSVGALVKLQWLDISINSLTGKIPNTLLAIERLRHANFRANRLCGKIPQGRPFNVFPVAAYAHNLCLCGTPLPPCRETEEWKRKTKQ; encoded by the coding sequence ATGCAGTTTCCGAAATGGGTATTGCTTTTTCTCTGCTTGTGTGATGTCTTGCTAGCTGTGTTGGTTGCAGAGACGACGATGACGACGGTGGCGCCGATGGCGCCAGTTTGTGCAGTGGAAGATAGAGCTTCATTGTTGAGCTTCAAGGCAAGAATTGTGCAGGACACCACGGATATTCTAGCATCGTGGACAGGAACGGACTGCTGTAACGGCGATTGGGAAGGTGTGACCTGTGACGCGAGGGGGCGAGTGACGAGCTTGCAGTTGCAAAGACCAGAAAAGAATAGTGAGTTCTTCATGAAAGGCACACTGTCTGCTGCTCTTGGCAATCTGCATTTTCTTGAGGTAATTGTGATAAGTGGAATGAAGCATATCAGTGGTTCAATTCCTGAGAGTTTAACATCTCTGTCCCATTTGACTCAACTTGTCCTAGAAGACAATGCCCTTGGAGGGACCATCCCTTCAAGTTTAGGTCACTTGTCCTCTCTTCAGATCCTCTCTTTGAGTGGCAACCATTTGACAGGGCAGATTCCACCCACCGTAGGAAATCTTATGAACCTTCTCCAGCTAAATTTGGCAAGAAATTCACTTTCTGGTCCAATTCCACAGACTTTCAAGACCTTCCCTAGCTTGCAATACTTTGATCTCAGCTCCAACAAGCTCTCTGGTGCCCTCCCAGATCATGTGGGTCAGTTCAAAAACCTCACTTATATTGACCTCTCAAACAACCAACTTTCAGGGCCAATCCCCATCTCCATTTTCAGCTTGCCCAAGCTTTTGGACTTGTTATTAAGCAATAACAGACTTACTGGAAACATTCCAGTCCAAATTGAAGGCCTTAAATCGATTACCACTCTCTCTCTCAGTGGCAATCAACTTAGAGGTCAGATACCAGCTTCCATTTCGAAGCTTCAGAATCTATGGAATCTAAACCTATCAAGAAATGGGCTGTCAGATCCATTGCCAACCATTCTTGCAAGCCATATCCCTTCACTTTTGACAATAGATCTCTCTTATAACAACTTCATTTTTGAGACAGTTCCTGATTGGATCAGAAACAAGGAACTATCAGAAGTGCATCTTGCTGGGTGTGGCCTCAAGGGAGCCCTCCCCACCTTCAGAAAACCTGATTCTATAACCTCCATAGACTTCTCAGATAATCAATTCACAGATAGGATTTCAAGTTTCTTGACAAACATGTCAAGCCTGCAAAAACTCAATCTCTCAAACAACCAGCTGAAATTTAACCTTTCAGAACTCAAGTTGCCAAATGTTCTCTCCTCTCTAGATCTTCACTCAAATCAAATATCTGGGTCACTCTCAAAcatcttaaacagtaaaaccAGTGGCTTTTTGGAGGTAATTGATGTATCAAAGAATCAAATTACCGGCATCATCCCAGAGTTGAACTCTGGCTTGGGATTGGAGGTCCTGAACATAGGATCAAACAAGATCACCGGCCACATTCCGAGCTCAATCTCGAACCTGGGAGAGTTAATAAAGTTAGATATTTCAAGAAATCAAATACAAGGAACAATCCCCATGAGTGTTGGAGCATTGGTGAAGCTTCAATGGCTGGATATCTCCATTAATTCTCTCACAGGCAAAATACCAAACACCTTGTTGGCAATCGAACGGCTTCGACATGCGAACTTCAGAGCGAACAGATTGTGCGGAAAAATCCCTCAAGGAAGACCGTTTAATGTGTTTCCGGTCGCCGCTTATGCCCATAATCTGTGCCTTTGTGGGACGCCATTGCCGCCCTGTAGAGAAACAGAAGAATGGAAAAGGAAGACGAAGCAgtga